The genomic window gaccaaCAGCCGCCGCCTCTCCTATCGGCCCACAACCTCTCTCCCAGCTATACCGGCacaagctgtggtctgcagggcagaagagtacagcaaaacacacatgtagaaaagacaggtcctccggccagtaggtggcgcagtgactgtagcatatcggcatgtcaatctgtgcagtgtctgatgttcagcatgactgtaaagtttcagcCACATAGGAGGAAGCATGTGGGggatacagccaaaaatacatgtatttcctgtgcgttggtgaagggtcaactttgtggcagcgccacggccagaccgtgcagcgaagtgctgcgttttcgataacttttggtccctaatgccttaagagtaagcaggccaagtttcaggtggatcGGAGAAATCCTgtaggaggagtttgtaaaagtgcggggagtgaaaactgcaaaatggcacagttttttcaaaatggcggacttcctgtgcgttttagaggacacctccaagagactttttttgttgtctagaggtgatacatatgtgtatctattttcgtgtctgtaggtcaaacagggaagcagatctcattccagggggcgctgctgagctatgtggccacgcccacatgtgacgatgaggtgatatgaaaaggtgcacaggggctgatgtcatgatagagtaagaggcaggtaggatgaacaaatctagaaacacagcagctttctctatggtggcgaagggtcacctttgtggcgatgccccgcccacacggtgtaatatcgagctgcgtttttgataacttttgcttagccatgtcttcagaaccaggtgacaaaatcacaggtctgtcagagtatttccctaggacgagttcgttcaaatacgaggtgtggaacatggataatcagcctgaacacaatttaTACCGCCAGttggtggcgctatgagagtttgtggtcattagcatatcaatctgttcagaatgacaggctcagcatgcctgatttttttcatccacatcggataagtatgtgggagatacagcaacaaacacatccatttcctgtgcgttggcgaagggtcaaattcgaggtggcgccacagccagacggtatgacgaagtgctgcgtttttgataacttttggtccctgaccccttaagggcgagtgcaccaattttcagccgtatcaaacgattcccctaggaggagttcgcaaaactgcggggtgtgcaaattggaacttggcgtggttttttcaaaatggcggacttcctgtacatcgtggaattttcgtccaagaggctttttttcttgtcacgaggcgatacatcagtgtaccgagtttcaggtctgtagcacttgtggtgaatattttcacactttagggggcgctgcagagccatgcagccacgcccgccaatggtgACAGTGTCAAGTAAAAATTTTAGTTGGGGGACAATTTTGGgtaaagtttggtgagtttttgagcatgttcagggggtcaaaatcgcgtcCAAAGACGTGGgagaatcataataataattccttgcatttcaatagggccttcgcaccactcggtgctcgggccctaataataaatgcttgcatttcaatagggctcttgcacctttcggtgctcgggccctaataataataaatgcttgcatttcaatagggctcttgcaccattcggtgctcgggccctaataataaacgcttgcatttcaatagggctcttgcaccattcggtgctcgggccctaataataaacgcttgcatttcaatagggctctagcaccattcggtgctcgggccctaataataaacgcttgcatttcaatagggctcttgcaccattcggtgctcgggtcCTAAAAATAAATTCCGCATGGTTTATATTTTTCAAATTAACCTAACATAAGGCATGTAAACTAGAGCACAACtggatcaaacatatgtccttgcttattcagacaaaacaaacatttttcactgtactacaataggactgcattttatacataaatataattctttgttagcaatgatagtgctttcagatttcagtaagcagcataaaaggttgtaatTGTGTACACACTTTGGACAACTAGTcattttgatacctgtgtgatggtccaggctgtgggcattaagtgaagagagaggctgaatggatgataaatatggatgaaaaataatcattcccactttttaccctgtatttaactcaAAACCTCAAAACTTCAGTGTTGTTTAATAATCTTAacggtaagacctctcactccttcgatcattcacgctgctatacacaaacacgcattGACGTacgctatcaggacagagtgagacctctctccttctctccctgtcattccgtttggagacccagaggtgagctgtcctccgcaccccctcccctcctctcacggCTTCTGTAcagcagcttctcagcatcaggggcgcctgcagctgcagggggcactaatttgccaattctccacacaaTGATCtataatatacataaaaaacgGCCGCACAGAtgatattttttccaactgctcgTGCCACCCCCTGTGTGATGcgggaagtctatgggacaaaaatgtccacgaaCAACAcgtaagggaaaaaaaatgaaaatccagtgctgtgcaaaaactaataatgcattaaagtcaatgttgttactaatgCCCATACAGATACCTAGACTTTATATTGGAGAAAGACCTGTCTTTAaatttcatgtttcatgaatTACGCACCAAGTTGAAATTAAAGTTTTTACTTGAATTTGTGCCTAGTTTAGTTCCGATCTTTAGATTCTGTGTCATTCAAGGAATAAATTACAAAAACAGCTAAGGCTgatggtttttattttacaatataaactcaacactgacctcagccCGTAAGTCAGCCTTTTGTATGTAAAATGAAATTTTCTGGTacaataaaggttaaaataaatagtttaatataaccacataaatacattaataacataaataatataattagatatatggaactactaaaggcacaACCAGGCAACTAACtctaataaaacagcttttggtgttattattcTTTATGTGACTATGGGCATATAACGTAGTTTATCTCAGCTGTAACTGCGTTTCACCTTAATTCGCCTAAtggtttgctgcgttaccagctccGTCTATGTTGAATTAGGGTTCGgaatgttccattatcaataacGTTGACCGTCTTGTCTGTGCAAATATCCGCCATTTCGGGTTGTCCTTCAACAGTCTATATGTGTCAGGCATTGCgcatggagaggaggagcgggcggatcagctgctctcggtgtgtgtacatgcatgtgcgcatatgtgtatgtgtgtgaacgagaacgggagagagagagttgcgcaaagttgaatgaatggaaggaTATTATAAAATTGCGTTggtgaaaaaaacaagcaatttGTGGCAGAGGGTGTTGATTATGTGGCGGCCTGCCACAAATTGGTCTATGTGGTTGTATGTCCAGTATAtggcggaggggggggggggggtcagtggTTTTAATGATCAATACCAGTTAATagtcctcctctccatcactaCAAAAATCTCCTGTCTCTCATTTAGTGGAGCAGCATTGCCCCTCTTAAAATTGCTTGTAAAATATTCTAGTTAAAATTGTTAGTGTCACAGGACACAGCCAGGTAGTCAGTGTATGTGCCAATACCCACCAGCCACAGCTTGTCACTCAGTAAGAGACTGCACAGCGCTGTAATTGCCGTGATTGGTTGGTTTGGTAGCAGTAGCAAAGTATTTTCGCTATTTCAGACTAGTCACCTCATTTAAAACTTGTTGACTACAGTGATTCTGGACAATATGTATTTCAAAAACAAGATGCCTTCTCTCTTAgtcactgaaacaggaagtgccagagacTTTCACAATGCCATTCATTGAAAAAACTCTCCCCTACTCAAACCAACGCAGCACATCTGCAGCTGCGATAATGCACGACAATGCAAAGGCATTTATACTCTGCTTCTGCAGACAGGCGATGGTGGTGTTGATTGCGTCAGCTGGTGAGGGGATGTAGATGGCGACCACTATGGCAGACCTAAAATCCATCTGTATATAATACGGGTGCAGTTCGGCTGCCAGCAACGCTATGTTTGGGCTACAGAGACATGTCTTCACACAGGCATGTTCAGGATTGCACCTCTGCCCATTCACATACAGCACAATCCCACCGCTCTTCCTCTTGTGTCAGTCATGTCAGACTTGCACTGTGTCTCCTCTTTCTTGCCTTCACCTTAATTCCAGCCCCAAACCCTGTCTTTTCCTCCACTgcattgtctctgtgtgtcccgtTAAATTTCTTTCTGAGACCTTTGAGAGGATTGTCTGCAATGGTTGAAACTTCCTTACCCTATTATGTGAATCAGCAACAGTATTCTCTAACACTTGTTTTATACATATTATAAATGTAGGGAAATTATTATCATGTAAAAGGTTAGATCAAATATAGAGCAATCctatttttcagatttttttagaAGAATAAAAATCTGTCTTAGATCTGTTCCTGCAGTTCTACTTAACTTAACAAATGTCTAAAAACATCATGCACTTGTTCTTACAATGATGGCACAACCTATTTGTGTTTTAGATTCTGTGAGTCACCCACCAGTGATGTGGAGATGCGAACTGGTCGTGGTCGAGGAAAAAGGATGCGCCCCAGCAGCAATATGCCATTGAATGACAATAACAGCAACTCTTCAGACaacaaaggcagcagcagcaagacaCGTGGTGCTGTTGCAAACAGCAAAAGCCGACGAGGAAGTCAGTCAGCCAGCTGTGCCGAAGACACTAAGGCTAGCCCACCCTCTGCAAAGAGAAAGACCAAACTTGGCTCTGATATGGAACCTACCTCCAGCTCAGAGGACACTAAAGCTTCAAAGCGCATAAGAACCAACTCAGCTGGAGTTGGGGCCCCTCTGACTGGAGTTAAAAACAACCCCTTGCCACAGCCTGACCGGACATGCTCTTCCCCTGTACTTATTGACTGTCCCTATCCCAACTGTAACAAAAAATACAAGCATATCAATGGACTGAAGTATCACCAGGCTCATGCCCATAATGACTATGATGTTCGATTGGACCAGGATGTAGACAGTGAGTATGGAGATGACCTTGCCCTCCATCATGACCCACCCTCCTGTAATGTCGCTGCCATCTTCCCTGCTCGCTCAACTACACCTAAGGGGCGAGGCTTTGATGTCCCCTCCCCCTCGTCAGACAAACTGGTATCTAAGGGGAAGAAGAAAGCAGGCGATGCTGAGCCTGAAGTGACGGACGGTGGGGAAGACGGGGCGAGTTTGACTGATGAGGCCAGTAATGAAGGGATAGATGACAGAAAAGCCAAAAAAGTAGTTAGTGGAGGTAAATCTGAAAAGCTGACACTTAAAGGCCTAAAGCAGGCCCGTGCTGTGGCCCAAACTGCCCCTAGAGTCACCTCACCATTCTCCCTGCAGGCATGCTCTCTTGCACTGGGCTCGGTTGTACAGTCTATACCTAAGTGTCCCCAGGTGAAGAACATCCAACCTAAACCCCCTCCTCTTGCTGACCCCAACTGCAGCCCATCTATtggaaaagacaagaaaaagaaagacaagaagaagagggaggggggaaagGAGTGTGATAGTCCGAAGGGAATGGGTAAAGCAGAGAGACCAGAAGAGGGTAAGAGCTCATTTTCCGAGACATCAGATCCTTTGCTTAATGGCTCCACAGAAGCTCACCAGAGCCGGCTAGCCAGCATCAAAGCTGAGGCTGACAAGGTCTACAGCTTTTCCGACAATGCGCCCAGCCCATCTATCGGCATGGCTAGTAGGATGGAGACTGGGCTTGTGGGTCACATCAGTCAGAATGGAGCTGACAACACATCAATCAAGACAAGCAGCCCTGCCTACTCTGACATCTCTGATGCAGGGGAGGATGGGGAAGGGAAGACAGAGGGTTTAGAGGTCAAGCCTGAGCCAGACCAGGGAACACGTGAAGTTGCCAAGAAGGCTATGTTTCCTCCTCAGACTCCTAGTAAGGAATCACCATATTACCCTAACTACGACTCCTACTACTCCCCCAGCCATTCCGAATCCAgccctgcagcagcatcagcagtacTGCCTCATGTGGAAGAAGCACAGGTGAAggtgaagaaggaggaggaaccAGAGGTAAGAGACGAGGGGAAACTGAAGACAGAACCTCCTGAGGAGAGAAAGGCAGAACCAGGGCCCCAGCAGCCATCAGTTATCCAGCAGCGCTCTAACATGTACAGCCAGCCCCTGTACTACAGTCAATACTATGTTCCCCCCTACTCTTATCCCCCTGATCAGGCCTACCACTCTCACCTGTTGGCCTCTAACCCTGCATACCGACAACAGTATGAGGAGAAGCAGAGGCTGTCTGATAAGAAAGCAGAAGGCAAAGAGCAGGAGCCTGGTGGGAAAGAGGAGTGGAAACAGAAATCCTCTATACCCCTAACTCTGTCAAGAACTCCCAGCATCACAGAACTCACTAATAAGGGAATGATTAACCCAGTCAAACCCAGGGAGCACATAGCAGCTTCAGAGCAAATAAAGTCTGTTATTATTGCAAAAGTGGAGGacccaaacacacagactgataaaCTGAAGATCAAGTTAactgaagcaggaaaagaagaagtAAAGCCAGCAGTGGAAGCAGGCAGGCCTGCAGGTATAGAGCCTGCTATGTGGTACAGACAGgtaatcagatttttttattttgtgatgcatatgttttaaatgtacaaaactaTTAAACAATAATCTTCTTTGCAGGAGCCAGACTCACGTATGTGGCCCTACGTCTACCCCAGCAAATACTCAGAGTCTCCTAAATCccaggaggaggacagatggaaggaggagagggagcgaGAATGTGACAGGAAAGtgaaagaggagaggctgcGAATGAAGGATAGTgtccagagagaggagggaatgGATGGAGCAGAGGGTAGGACACAGCTGCCCCTAGAGGAGCACCGAGGGGGAGGGAAGGAGGCACGCCCCCCACATATGCAGTTTCCCTCCTCCCTGGCCCAGCACCAGGGCTATGTGCCCTACATGCATGGACCATATGGCTACAGTCAGGGCTATGAGCCCAGCCACCCTGGGTACAGAGGAATGCCCTCTGTCATGATGCAGAACTACCCAGGTAAGAAAAGAAGGAATCAGATGCTTTCAGATATTTTGAGAAAGAGATTATTTTTCATGCACCATAACACTTTTTACACAGTTTTTAAACAAAGTTTTTATGATAAAGCCAAGAAAGCAGAAACTCCAAGAGTTAATGTTGATTGTAACCTTTATTTACATGTGCAAGTCTAGGACCACAGAAACATTAATACTGCAAACAATCAgtcaataaacataaaaaactgtaagcaagcTCATAAAtagtttattatttaaacaatttccctctgggattattaaagtatctaaaataaataaaaaataaataaaaatattgataCGTCTATGATAATTTTTGTCAGGTTGACAAATTACAGCTATGGCCAATTGGTCCTTTTTAGTGAATGCAATATCTTCAATTTGTACTGCCTAATACAGCAGCATTCATTAaagatttttcttctttttcaacTACTTAAAAGTCTGCATGGAGTCTGTTTTTACATATGAAATGATTGCATGTGATACTGCAACATGATTGCattttcctcctttcttttgGACCAAAAATAATTGAAAACGGTAATCATAATTCATTAAATCACCATGTTTCTTCCAGGATCATATTTGCCACCTGGTTACTCCTTCACCTCATATGGAGGGAAGGTTGCTACTGGAGAGGACGGGGAGAAACCATCCAGATCCAGTCCCACAATAAAGCCACCCAGTGAGGCCAAAGCTTTGGACCTTCTGCAGCAGCATGCCAGCCAGTACAAAAGCAAATCCCCAGCCATCCAAGACAACAAGACCTtgcaggacagagacagagacagagagcgagaacgagacagagagagagagggcgaccGGCCAAGATCTACACCCTCCCTGTGCATCCTGCCATCCCACTATCACCTGGGATACCCTATGTTGTCAGGACAGTATGACCTGTCCTACATCTCAGGTGAGACTGGTATGCCTTTGATATGACTAAGTAATATGTGTATattatgtatgtgttttttctccctccctgcctACAGAGGGAGCATACTCTTTGTGATCCGGGTACAGCTTGCTGAGGTGGAAGGTGATGATTGGAGGAGATGGATGGGCACTGAATTTAAAAACCTTCGCTGACAGCTGCCAgtcactctttctctcctctccaagTTGTTGTGATAAATTTAGACTGAGTAATTAGATTGTGTTAACtttgatttcttttctttttttactttacctagagtaattgaatttaagttattattagtAACCTGGCAAATTTGAGTAGGGGTAAGGGGCAGgtgagagatgtgtctaaagaCCCTACAACAACTGCCACTACACTAGTGAATGATATAGTTAAGTCTTGGAATGAGATGTCAGAGAAGacagtcactagagtcctgcacaggattGGATTAGGAGGTTGCAagaccaagaaaaaaaacaccactgcAGAAAATCCAGACTGAGGTATGCTAGAGGCAAGCTGGTTACATGTACTTgaagtgtgtcatttggtcagatttaACAGGaggcaggagaaaaaaaggagagttCCTATAGTCAAGAAAGCCGTAGCAATATAATGCTATAATATGCGTTGGAGATGCTTAAGTGCCTCTGGAACTGGGTACCTGACTACCTAAAGCAGTAGTAGAGCCAGTAAAACTGGGTCTTGGTTGTCAGTGTCAGCGGCAGTGTTTCTTAATCTGTGGGTCTGGGACTGGTACTGGGCCGCGGAAAGATTACAACCGGGCCGTCTATTGACCTTTGCCTTGGCCTTTGGGCTAGTCAATATTGTAATTTTATGGTACTGTCAGTGTCAGTCCAGGGCTCTAAGGGCGAGCTTTAGGGCGACTTAATGTCTCAATGGCGTAAccaaaaaaatatcagaggtcgcactggtGCGACCAGCCAGTCCATATCACGATCTAAACCAGTCACAGATGGTAAAGGGTGGGACCCCCGCACAGGTTAAAGACCTTTTGCTGCTGAACATTGGCAGAAACAGTCTAGTAAACATGTTTGAAGCACAGGAGCAGGATTATGTTACTTTTTGGTATTTTACGGTTTTGTCTGTTCActtgaatgagtgatgataacgagccggtagggcagcagtggctcagtggtagaggaagagaggggaggaagaagagaggattAAGAGAATACTGTACTGAGAATACTGTTCCACAACTGaatagaaatgtgttgaagaaaacaaaatatctcAATTCCAAATATTAAACTCAAACAATCTTCATCTGAAGACTAGGAACTAGGATTAAACTAAGACAAAGACTTGGACTAATAAacgaaaaataaaacaaagaaacaaacaaacctaacCATGAATAATCCAAAGGAGGAAAGGGAGGATGAAACGACAGGAGAGCCACAACGCAGGAACATCAAAAAATGATCCGACAAGGACAAAGGAGAACACAGGGCTTAAAAGGAAGAGTAAGACaaaacacaggtggaaacaatcagggaggagcaggtaatcacagaggtgggaaaacaggaggaagtagagacacaacaggaagaaacagggaACACAGGACTACAAATCAAGACAGAACTACAAAGCACACCAgagaacaagagggaggaagtaCAGCAGAAAAGACGGGAggggaagagaagaaagaagatgacagaagggagagagaggaaagaatatgctaaataataataaataagaggaaggaatatggtaaataatctaaaaatgacaagcaaaagcaaaatgaatacaaatcAACGATCAGAACAGAGGCTCATGACAGTGTTTTGTTGCCCTCGTGCTCATCCCAGCTGGttccttttcacattctgttttatgttctttttttccgtgtgctgaatgatcttcctgtttctccgatgtatgttttattgcaaGACAGGCAGGGTATTTCATATATGATGTTGCATTTATTGTCCGGTTCGATCTTGTCTTTGGGGTGCACCAGTAGTTGTCTGAGTTTGCGATGTGGTTTACGGGTGTATTAATGTTGTGTTGgcctttatgatgtgtttttctacctcctgtctgtcttgtggGTCTGTGATCATGGTGGCTCTGTCGAATAGTGTTCTTACGGCAGAGAGTTTGTGTGCGGTGGGGTGTTCAGACGTCCATAACAGGTATTggtcggtgtgtgtgggtttcctgtgaaTTTTGATTTCGATGCTGCCGTCCTGcagatgtgtgatgtttatgtccAAAAAATTTATCGTactgtctttttcttcctcatgTGTGAATTCGATTTTTCCTGTGCCGTCGTTGTTAAGGTGGTCTGTTAACTCCTGTGTTtggccagtttttattttttccaggatGTCGTCCTAGTATCTCCTCCACATAGTGAGACCGCATTGTGCAGGTGCCATGCAGATGGCCTTCTCTTCCAGGTCCTCCATAAAGAACCCACTCATGATGGCTGAGAGTGGGTCCCCCATTGCGaagccctccctccctctgtatAAATTCCCCCTGAACTGGAAATATGTGGATGTGGATACGAAATGTAGCAGCCGGGTTATGTCGTTAACTGTTAGATTGGTCCGTTTGTGTAGTGTCTTGTCTGTCCCGATGCGGTTCTCTAATATCTGCAGCGTTACATTgtcgaaacatgtaaaggtaaaaacacaaaacactggtctgatcgaaaggaatactcttataggaaaccagagacgaggacccaccagggtccggacaggaaactaGAGCCGaggaaggaccaccggcgtcggaactAGGAACCAGAGGCAAAGAACCACCGGTGTCGGGACCACCGGTGTCGGGACCACCGGCGCTGGGACCACCAGCGTTgggactggagaccagaggcgaaggaccaccggcgtagGGGCCACCAGGGCCAGTGAGGGAGTTTGGGAGTGGAGGACAACTTGGACCAGAACAGGAGCTAGGGGCCGAGGAATCTCCGGTGCTTAGACCGGTCACAAAGGCTGAAGGTTCTCCTGGGTCAGGACTGTGACCCAGGATTGAacaggaggctgaggctgaaagtCCAACGTAATCTGAATAGAGTCAAAGTCAAAGCCACAACTgttccacaaaataaaaactcCAAGGTCTCATTGGACAGTTCAAATGAGGCAGCACAGGAAGGACCACCCTCGGGTGGCTCGGGAGGAAGTGACGTCGCCAGATGCCCGCCCTCGGCCGGCACAGGGGAAGGCGACATCagctggagtccgccctctgatggagcggggaggagcgacgtcgtctggagtccgccctctgatggagcggggaggagcgacgtcgtctggcgTCTGCCCTTTGGTGGAGCGGAGAGAAGCGACGTCGTCTGCCCTATGGCGGAGCGGAGAGAAGCGAAGTTGTCTGGCGTCCGCCCTCTGGCGGAGCAGGGAATGATGATGTCTGGACTCCGCCCTCTGGCGGTGTAGGAAGGAGAGACGTCGTCGGGAACCAGCCCTCGGCTGTTGGGGAGTGACGGCATCGACTGGGGTCCGCCCTTGGGCGGTGTCGGGAGGGGCAACGTCATCGGGAGTTCCCCCTTGGAAGGAGCAGAGGGGGGCGATGTCGTCTGGGGACCCTCCACGGGagataaaggaggaagcaccCCCCTGGGACATGCATGGCCATCGGCCAGAGCAGTCATGCCCAGGGGGAGGAGAGCTGGCAGAGGCGATGGCATCGATCCACCAGCAGAGGCTGGGTCAGGTGGGGGGTGTGCAGCTGGAGGGGGAGCCCAGCAGGGtcaggtggagctgcagaatCATGGGCTGGAGGAATGGATGTGGGTCTTGCAGGTAAGGTGGCTAGAGCCAAGAGAATAGGCTCCAACTGAGGTCGGAGCCAGGGCTTCTGACGCAGCTCGGCCTGAGCCAGCGTGCGCAGGACCAATCTACGTGCTCTCAGCTCACCCCAGAACTCGTCCATCTGCGGATCCTCAGAATCCTGGACAGCCATTAACTCTTGCCTGCGCTTCTGTAAGTCTTCCAGTGCAAATAAATggtctgctgggtccatttcTGGTCGGATCATTCTGTTATGTGCGGTGTAaaaggaggacccaaatgcaggtgAAGTTCAGACAACtaaaggcaagctttatttaaaagCCAAGGTAAACTCAATCTTCATCTGAAGACTAGGAACTAAGATTAAACTAAGAAAAAGACTTGGACTAATAAacgaaaaataaaataaagaaacaaacaaacctaacCATGAATAATCCAAAGGAGGGAAGGGAGGACGAGACGACAGGAGAGCCACAACGCAGGAACAGCAAACAATGATCGACAAGGACAAAGGAGAACACAGGGCttaaaaggaagaggaagacaagacacaggtggaaacaatcagggaggagcaggtaatcacagaggcgggaaaacaggaggaagtagagacacaacaggaagaaacagggaacacagaacaggagggaggaaggacagcagaaaggacaggaggggaagagaggaaagaagatgacagaagggagagagaggaaagaaaatgctaaataataataaataagaggAAGGAACATGGTAAATAATCTAAAAATGACaagcaaaagcaaaatgaatacaaaacaacGATCAGAACATAGGCTcatgacacaaacaaaatacTGTGTTAACTTTGATGTGGTGCACCTAAGAataaaagttaggtgcaccagtgcaaccagtgcta from Parambassis ranga chromosome 19, fParRan2.1, whole genome shotgun sequence includes these protein-coding regions:
- the LOC114452708 gene encoding zinc finger protein 609-like isoform X2 is translated as MSLSSGPECGKGVDSNAVDTYMDSGDEWDIGVGNLIIDLEADLEKDKLEMSSSKEGGGVVTTPSAVAALPNNIKFVSPVATSQGKESKSKSKRSKNPKESIKALVSDVTKKEVRVGGRVPSELQSQNPSCTPTKGTDKSSKPCRILSAVKKDKDGVSGKTKEKIEIVVNTEKESGAPVLPLGIPCSNPFEIPQNPELASAERLGNLTLDSAGIGQDVVMTTEQEEVESSDCRNLKKMVSDEKTESPNPTSAPHPLHLLSPIANNYNISSPCEQIMVHTRSVAVNTADAALATEPECLGPCEPGTSVSLEGIVWQETEDGMLVVNVTWRNKTYVGTLLDCTRHDWAPPRFCESPTSDVEMRTGRGRGKRMRPSSNMPLNDNNSNSSDNKGSSSKTRGAVANSKSRRGSQSASCAEDTKASPPSAKRKTKLGSDMEPTSSSEDTKASKRIRTNSAGVGAPLTGVKNNPLPQPDRTCSSPVLIDCPYPNCNKKYKHINGLKYHQAHAHNDYDVRLDQDVDSEYGDDLALHHDPPSCNVAAIFPARSTTPKGRGFDVPSPSSDKLVSKGKKKAGDAEPEVTDGGEDGASLTDEASNEGIDDRKAKKVVSGGKSEKLTLKGLKQARAVAQTAPRVTSPFSLQACSLALGSVVQSIPKCPQVKNIQPKPPPLADPNCSPSIGKDKKKKDKKKREGGKECDSPKGMGKAERPEEGKSSFSETSDPLLNGSTEAHQSRLASIKAEADKVYSFSDNAPSPSIGMASRMETGLVGHISQNGADNTSIKTSSPAYSDISDAGEDGEGKTEGLEVKPEPDQGTREVAKKAMFPPQTPSKESPYYPNYDSYYSPSHSESSPAAASAVLPHVEEAQVKVKKEEEPEVRDEGKLKTEPPEERKAEPGPQQPSVIQQRSNMYSQPLYYSQYYVPPYSYPPDQAYHSHLLASNPAYRQQYEEKQRLSDKKAEGKEQEPGGKEEWKQKSSIPLTLSRTPSITELTNKGMINPVKPREHIAASEQIKSVIIAKVEDPNTQTDKLKIKLTEAGKEEVKPAVEAGRPAGIEPAMWYRQEPDSRMWPYVYPSKYSESPKSQEEDRWKEERERECDRKVKEERLRMKDSVQREEGMDGAEGRTQLPLEEHRGGGKEARPPHMQFPSSLAQHQGYVPYMHGPYGYSQGYEPSHPGYRGMPSVMMQNYPGSYLPPGYSFTSYGGKVATGEDGEKPSRSSPTIKPPSEAKALDLLQQHASQYKSKSPAIQDNKTLQDRDRDRERERDREREGDRPRSTPSLCILPSHYHLGYPMLSGQYDLSYISGLSSSAVVTSQQASAPSLYPPSRR
- the LOC114452708 gene encoding zinc finger protein 609-like isoform X1, yielding MSLSSGPECGKGVDSNAVDTYMDSGDEWDIGVGNLIIDLEADLEKDKLEMSSSKEGGGVVTTPSAVAALPNNIKFVSPVATSQGKESKSKSKRSKNPKESIKALVSDVTKKEVRVGGRVPSELQSQNPSCTPTKGTDKSSKPCRILSAVKKDKDGVSGKTKEKIEIVVNTEKESGAPVLPLGIPCSNPFEIPQNPELASAERLGNLTLDSAGIGQDVVMTTEQEEVESSDCRNLKKMVSDEKTESPNPTSAPHPLHLLSPIANNYNISSPCEQIMVHTRSVAVNTADAALATEPECLGPCEPGTSVSLEGIVWQETEDGMLVVNVTWRNKTYVGTLLDCTRHDWAPPRFCESPTSDVEMRTGRGRGKRMRPSSNMPLNDNNSNSSDNKGSSSKTRGAVANSKSRRGSQSASCAEDTKASPPSAKRKTKLGSDMEPTSSSEDTKASKRIRTNSAGVGAPLTGVKNNPLPQPDRTCSSPVLIDCPYPNCNKKYKHINGLKYHQAHAHNDYDVRLDQDVDSEYGDDLALHHDPPSCNVAAIFPARSTTPKGRGFDVPSPSSDKLVSKGKKKAGDAEPEVTDGGEDGASLTDEASNEGIDDRKAKKVVSGGKSEKLTLKGLKQARAVAQTAPRVTSPFSLQACSLALGSVVQSIPKCPQVKNIQPKPPPLADPNCSPSIGKDKKKKDKKKREGGKECDSPKGMGKAERPEEGKSSFSETSDPLLNGSTEAHQSRLASIKAEADKVYSFSDNAPSPSIGMASRMETGLVGHISQNGADNTSIKTSSPAYSDISDAGEDGEGKTEGLEVKPEPDQGTREVAKKAMFPPQTPSKESPYYPNYDSYYSPSHSESSPAAASAVLPHVEEAQVKVKKEEEPEVRDEGKLKTEPPEERKAEPGPQQPSVIQQRSNMYSQPLYYSQYYVPPYSYPPDQAYHSHLLASNPAYRQQYEEKQRLSDKKAEGKEQEPGGKEEWKQKSSIPLTLSRTPSITELTNKGMINPVKPREHIAASEQIKSVIIAKVEDPNTQTDKLKIKLTEAGKEEVKPAVEAGRPAGIEPAMWYRQEPDSRMWPYVYPSKYSESPKSQEEDRWKEERERECDRKVKEERLRMKDSVQREEGMDGAEGRTQLPLEEHRGGGKEARPPHMQFPSSLAQHQGYVPYMHGPYGYSQGYEPSHPGYRGMPSVMMQNYPGSYLPPGYSFTSYGGKVATGEDGEKPSRSSPTIKPPSEAKALDLLQQHASQYKSKSPAIQDNKTLQDRDRDRERERDREREGDRPRSTPSLCILPSHYHLGYPMLSGQYDLSYISGETGLSSSAVVTSQQASAPSLYPPSRR